The DNA sequence GGACAAATATGCGGATGACAACGCACTGTATTTGTTCGCCGGTGTTGATGGGGTCCGCTTCAAACGGCAAGTGATTCCGGGGGACAGATTGATGCTTGAGGCGCAAGTTGATTCCGTCAAGCGGACAATCTGGCGATTTAAATGCCGAGCAACAGTTGATGGTGAACTGGCTTGCGAGGCGACGATTTTATGCGCCCTGAAAACGTATTAGCTTATGTCCCTCATTGATCCCCGCGCCATTATTGACCCCTCCGCTGTGTTGGGTGAAGGAGTCCATGTGGGCCCCTGGACCTTGATTGGCCCCGATACCATTATCGGGGCTGGTACGGTGATTCATTCCCATGTGGTGATTCGGGGCCTGACTACGGTTGGCGAAAACAATCGAATTTTTCAGTTTTCCACGATTGGCGAAGATACGCCTGACCTGAAGTACAAAGGTGAACCGACCCGTCTGGTAATTGGTGATAACAACACCATTCGGGAAGGCGTGACTATCCATCGGGGTACCGTTCAGGACGAGGGCCTAACTTCAATTGGAAGCAATAACTTGTTGATGGCCTATGTGCATATAGGCCACGACTGTGTTGTAGGTGATAACTGTATTCTGGTAAATAATGCGTCTTTGGCGGGACATGTCCACGTGGGTGACTGGGCGATTATTTCCGGTTACGCTCTGATCCACCAGTTCGTGTCCATTGGTG is a window from the Porticoccus hydrocarbonoclasticus MCTG13d genome containing:
- the lpxA gene encoding acyl-ACP--UDP-N-acetylglucosamine O-acyltransferase, translated to MSLIDPRAIIDPSAVLGEGVHVGPWTLIGPDTIIGAGTVIHSHVVIRGLTTVGENNRIFQFSTIGEDTPDLKYKGEPTRLVIGDNNTIREGVTIHRGTVQDEGLTSIGSNNLLMAYVHIGHDCVVGDNCILVNNASLAGHVHVGDWAIISGYALIHQFVSIGAHSFTGAAAYLTQDLPAYVMAAGSPAEAKTINVEGLKRRGFDRAAIAAIKQAFKILYRQGYGLQEAIGLLDTLAREQPAVKLLVDSVRASSRGILR